CGCGTGTGACAAGAGGGGAGCTGATGGCTGACTCAGTCACGATCCAATCCCCAATCCGTTGGGTAGACCACCGCGTGCTCGAGTCGTCGCCAATTCGATGGCTCCCCGGCCGGCTCTGGATCACCGATGATTCTTCTTGCAGTGGCCCCAGTCGACTCTGCCACGCGGTCGCGATGAGAAACGCGCTCTTTTCGGAAACCACTATTCGCCACGACCAATATCCTTTCCGGAGTGTTGTCGGCGTTCATCCCCTTGCGACGAACGAGCGCCTCCACCCCTTGTTATCGGTTTTGCCCCTCAAAAAGTTGTCCGGAGCCTCGAGAAACCTATTCAAGGTGGCGAAACGACCAACGATATCGAGAATCGGCGCGCGTGTGAGCTGTCTCACATTTGGACGCGGCGAGCTCAGGCGCATCCTGATCCGAACGGACGGGAAGGCATCGGTAATCACAAGCTCCCCAATCCGCATTCGACAGCGCGTAGTGGCTCACGCAGTCCATGTGCCGCAGTATGCGGAACGCCACGCGGCCTTCAAATCCGGCCCGGACCTGCCACACGTTCAAGCCGTGGCAGACCGGTCTGGGGGGGCGCCACCGGTTGTCTTCCGAGTGTGGCAAATAGGTGGCAGCAAAACGTAGGTGACTTGGCCAAAGCCGGTGAAAACCACACAACCCACAAAGCGAAGAGGGCAGAATTTGCTGAGTCGACGCGTAGCGTGAGATGCGTCTCACGCCGGTAACGCGAGTTCGAACCTCGCTGGGGTCACCAAAAAAGGAAGGGATTCTGATTCCGGTCGGAGTCCCATGCTGCGTTGTGGCAAATATGTGTCACGCAAGTGCACTCTAGACCTCGCACCTGTTCAGGTTGTCCGAGACCGAGCAAAGCGGCGCCTACCGCCGCCGTCCTACCCAGTGCGCGCCAAGGAGAAACGACTTGGTGTGAGTCGACGATCCTTCGGACGCGAGTGTCCACCCGCTATTGTTACAACCGGTCACAGGGGAATCGGGTCGGATAGCGCCTGCTTCATAGGACACTCCCCAAACCGAGGTCAGGTCAATCCGGTGTCTCCGTTCCAGGCCCGTCGCTGCCCCTGCGTCGCGAACGACGCCAAGTGGGTTGCTGGCGGATATCCGGTAGTGTGAGACACCCTGAGTGGAGTGGAGGCAATGTCGACTTGCGCCGCCGGAATACGCCCTGAGCTAAACCCACTGCTCACCTTGGACGTGGCCCCGCAAGGCTGAGTACTGGAGTCTCCCGCCTACGCACCCTTGGTCGGTGCGACAGGCTTGGGAGCGAATGGCACGACCTGAAACATGTCTTGCCCGAGCGGTGCGAACTTCATCTCGAACAGCTTCGCCAGTTTTGCGTCCGCCGTGGCGAAGAGGACTTGAGTCCCGCTCACCGCCACATTTCGCAAGAAGTCCAGGAACGCCAGGCTGTTAAGGTCGTCGACGTTCGCAACTGGATCATCGATGAGAATCAGATTCAAACGATCCTTTACGGACCGATTCAGAGCGAGAAATATGGACAGGGCAAGTGCAGCCCGCTGCCCAGTGCTTATCTCAGTAAGTTGGGCGTGCCTCCCATCACGCCTGACTAGAACTACGGCGTCGTTACCGTCGTGCCCGAGCATCAGATTCCCAAACTCCGCCGGCGTGTGAATCGTTTGGAAGATCGCCAGAATCGCTTGCTTGTAGTCGTGGAGAAAAGCGTCAAGGGTTCGCTGGATGCCCTCTTCGTTCCGGAGTTCCACGAGCACGCTGTCTGCCTTCCCGACCCGCTCGAGGGGTCCGAGCATTGACGCAAGCTTGTCTTCCTCAGCTTGGAGAGCTTCGTTGCTGCTTCGAAGCATCTCCGATGCTTCAGCGAGTTGCTGCCGAAACGATACCGCCGCGCGGAGCCTTCGTGCAGCGGAATCGAGCTTGCTCCTCAGGTCGCCGAAGTCCGCGTCTTCCAATAGGCTCAAGCTCTCCGAGATTACCTCGTGGCGATCCAGAGCTCGATCCACAGCCGAAAGCCGTTCAGGAATGAGAGGCAGAATATGCTCTGGCTCCCGCAGGCCTGGAAAGGCGCTCCGTAGCAAGGATTCAAGTCTGGTATTCGACGCTTCGTGCTCCCTCTCCATGGCTTGACGTTGTTGCGAGAGCATGGTCCGTTCCTCGTCCAACGTCGCAAGTCGGCCGGATACGTCGTTCTCTATGCCATTGAATAGACCAACTCCTACTCGTTCTTCCAGGTCCCGAGAGAAGTCGATCGTCTCTTCGACCGTGAGACCCTGCTCCTCTAGACTGGCCACGAGAGCGTCGAGGCGAGATAGCTCGGCTTCGGCGCCAGCACACTTCTCAGCTAGCTGACGAAGAAACTCGTCTGCCTCTTCCGCAGTGCTTGCGCCTGATCGAGCTTCGAACAACCCGAGCAGCTCATCGAAGTCGGAACGGAGCTTTCGCTGTTTCCGAAGCGCCCTTACCTGTCGCTGAATTTGACTCAGCTCGCGAGTCGCGGAACTCAGGCGTCTCTCCGCATCATCGACAACCTCGAGTCTCCCAAGCCTGTTGCGAAGGTCGCTCGCGCCGTGCTTCTCTCCGCACACTGGGCAAGTCCCCTCTTCAGGTAGCAGATCGAGCAGTTCGGAAGCTAGCTCGCGGATGGATGTTCTAAGGTCGGTAGCCCGGTCGAGGTCAGAACGAGCCGCGTCGAGCGTCTCCTGCGCATCCGCAACCTGCTCCGCTAACGCTTCCAATCCCTCATCAAGGAATTCGCGCGAAAACGATACCTCGTCTCCGGATACACCGGAAAGACGCCGTCGCAAGGGCTCGATACCTGTGACATTACGCACAACCTGGCGGAGCGACCGGACTCGCTGGTTCACCTGGGGAGTCACCTCTATCGCAGGAATCGCGAGCAGGAGAGACGCTTTCCCAAGAAGCGCGCGATCGCGCGCGATTTGAGATAGCCGAGTGCTGAGGCCACGTAGAGCTTCGCCAGACCGTTCGCTCTCCTCACGAACGTGGGCAACCGATCCTTGTAGCTCGATGAGTCGCGTGCGCTCTGCCCGCAGTGCACCGGCGGACAATGGGCGAATCCAGTCGACCTCGTCCATTGTGGCCGAAAGTCGCGAGAGCGCGTTTGACAGTGTCGAAAGGAGTGGCTCTTCGTTGCCATCTCGGTGCCTTTGCGTAAGCGGAAGCTCTTGGAACAGCGACGCAACCGTGGCTTGCTCGGAGGTCGACTCGTCGAGTGATTGTCGAATACCCTCAATCTCCACCTTCAAGGCGGCAATTGAAGTGCGGGAATTCTCGACGCCATTCGCTAGCTGCTTCTTCGCTTTTTCGAGGTCGGCTTGGAAGCCATCAAGCCGCGCGGATACGCGCGTTGCCTCCTCCCCAAGGATGAGTTCTGTGAACGCGGAAGTAATGCGCTCGGGGTTGTCTTCGTAGGCGAGACGATAGGCGGCGTCGCTGGAAAAGAAGTTGTACCGCGCGAAAGAGTCCGGCATGTCGTTCCCACGCCGGTAAACGCGCCCATACAATCTCTGATCTCGCTCACGATACTTCTTCTCTTGTTCTTGATATCTCTCTACTCGTCCGTCCGTCAGTTCGACCTTCAGCTTCGCCCCCTCCTCCTTCTGATTGCGAAGCGTCTTGCCACAGAGGCAGAGTTCTATCGCCTCGAGAAAAGAGGTCTTGCCGCTGCCATTGGGTCCCGAGAGTAGGTTCACGTTCCTTAGCGCGTACTCCCGGGGTGACGGGTTTTGACGGTAGTTCTCGATAGACAGTTTGACCAGGGCAGGAAACGCGAGAGGGGGCACAGGTGTGGCTGGTGCCTTGGGCGACAACGAGCTCTTCAATGTTCCGAGCTTGAGTTGCGCCATGACGCTCGAGCGACTCTCCGACCCGTAGAAAGCGCCCAACTCGTTTGCGTCTAGGATGGACTTCCAAGTGTCCACTACGTTCGCCAAGGCGACCGAACTCTGTGCGTCTTTGCCGACCGCGGAGTCTACGAACGCCTCAAGTTCAGAGGCGGGTACGACGTATTTGCGCGCGTACTCCTCGTCTCGCTGAAGCTCGCTGAGTCGGTCGCGATCAATTGCTTCATCGATCGATCCGTTGGGCAGAACGAATACCAGATAGTAGCTCCATTGGAGGGGGCCGTTGTGCCGGTAGAAATCGTCTGCGAGAAGGTGTTCCTGGTAGTACGCTAGGTCGAAGTCGGGGGAGCTAACGTTGTCCGTGGTGTCAAAGTAGTAGACGGCAATCGGGTGATCTTCGTACCGACGCTCACAACGGAATACGCGTTCGTCGTCTCCAACGCGCTCAACCTGAGCGAACCGATTGTTCAGAGTCTTCTCAATCGGGCCTAGTCTCATTTTGGCCTCGCCGGAGCGGTTATACTGGCGCTGGAGGTGGGTACACCCGTGATCGATGCATGCTGCCTACCCATTGCACACTTGATACCGGTACTGAGTTGGTACCAAACGAAGGTGCGGCGGTATCCGCCTCCAAGAGCGCTGTCCAACTTGAGGCGCTCGCGATCGGCGGCCTCGTCGGATACACAAGTCCCGATGTATGCTCCAGTGGCGATAGGGCCTTGGTCGTCGTGAATGTTCAAGCTTGGCGAGTGTCGGTCGAAGCCCAGTGACGCGTCCTGCAGAACCTCCATCCCCGGGGCATCGAAGCCCTTCCGCGAATCGAAAATGTCCGAAAGAGTGCGAACGTGAGCGAGTCGCTTCTCGACGCGAGGTCGGCCGGCTTGATTGTCGCAGCACGTGCTCCGGCCGAGCACTTCATCGGTCTCGATACGACATGGATCGAGGTTCGAAGGTTGCGACCAGTTGACTCTTGAAACCTCTCCCGCGCTCAAACTCAGAAAACGTTCTAGATCCATTCTAGAGTCCACGGCGCTGATCGGTCCGATGGAGTCCAGGCGCGCCTCATGAAGTAAGTCGTCCGTGCAATCGGGCAGATGGGCGGCAGGCTTCCACCCAGTTCCGTTCCAGACAGAGGCCACAACGTCCTGGGGTCCACTCCGTTTGGCGGTCAGGGCAGAGGCCACTTTCTGCGACGGCTTTGAGAGACGGAGTTCGAAACAGAGTTCGTCGTCGTTTGCGACGAACACGGTCGTGCGCTTCTGATCCCATCGAAAGAAGTAGAGACCCGCCTCGTGGTTTTCCTGTAGGCGCGACTCTCGCAGGTCCAGCTGTGAGGACTTGGTGTACAATGCTGTATGGGGCTCCTGAACGAGGGGACTCTCGTCGCCCTCATCTATAACCCCGGTCGTACCGGCTGCCCAGTTGAGGCACATCAGCTCGATCTCGTCGGACACCTGCCTGAGGGCTTCCGACCGGTAGGCCGAGAAGTCCGGGTGTCTGGGCTTAGGGTTGAGCTGAAGGTGGACCACCAAGGTCGGTGTCGTCCACAG
This genomic stretch from Rhodothermales bacterium harbors:
- a CDS encoding SMC family ATPase, translated to MRLGPIEKTLNNRFAQVERVGDDERVFRCERRYEDHPIAVYYFDTTDNVSSPDFDLAYYQEHLLADDFYRHNGPLQWSYYLVFVLPNGSIDEAIDRDRLSELQRDEEYARKYVVPASELEAFVDSAVGKDAQSSVALANVVDTWKSILDANELGAFYGSESRSSVMAQLKLGTLKSSLSPKAPATPVPPLAFPALVKLSIENYRQNPSPREYALRNVNLLSGPNGSGKTSFLEAIELCLCGKTLRNQKEEGAKLKVELTDGRVERYQEQEKKYRERDQRLYGRVYRRGNDMPDSFARYNFFSSDAAYRLAYEDNPERITSAFTELILGEEATRVSARLDGFQADLEKAKKQLANGVENSRTSIAALKVEIEGIRQSLDESTSEQATVASLFQELPLTQRHRDGNEEPLLSTLSNALSRLSATMDEVDWIRPLSAGALRAERTRLIELQGSVAHVREESERSGEALRGLSTRLSQIARDRALLGKASLLLAIPAIEVTPQVNQRVRSLRQVVRNVTGIEPLRRRLSGVSGDEVSFSREFLDEGLEALAEQVADAQETLDAARSDLDRATDLRTSIRELASELLDLLPEEGTCPVCGEKHGASDLRNRLGRLEVVDDAERRLSSATRELSQIQRQVRALRKQRKLRSDFDELLGLFEARSGASTAEEADEFLRQLAEKCAGAEAELSRLDALVASLEEQGLTVEETIDFSRDLEERVGVGLFNGIENDVSGRLATLDEERTMLSQQRQAMEREHEASNTRLESLLRSAFPGLREPEHILPLIPERLSAVDRALDRHEVISESLSLLEDADFGDLRSKLDSAARRLRAAVSFRQQLAEASEMLRSSNEALQAEEDKLASMLGPLERVGKADSVLVELRNEEGIQRTLDAFLHDYKQAILAIFQTIHTPAEFGNLMLGHDGNDAVVLVRRDGRHAQLTEISTGQRAALALSIFLALNRSVKDRLNLILIDDPVANVDDLNSLAFLDFLRNVAVSGTQVLFATADAKLAKLFEMKFAPLGQDMFQVVPFAPKPVAPTKGA